A window of Paenibacillus phoenicis genomic DNA:
GCCTTTTTTGAACCACATGCTGGATTTGTTCACGAAGCACGGACATTTTGATCTCTCGGTTCAGGCGCGCGGCGATATCGAAATCGACGACCATCACACGGTGGAGGATATCGGTATCTGTCTTGGTCAGGTGATCCGGGAGGCGCTAGGCGATAAAAAAGGGATCAAACGTTATTCCAGCGTGTTTATTCCGATGGACGAGGCGTTGGCGCAAGTGGTGATTGACGTCAGCAACCGTCCGCATTTCGAATACCGGGCGGAGTATCCTTCGGACCGGGTGGGCAGCTTTGACGTTCAGCTTGTCCATGAGTTTCTGTGGAAGCTGGCGCTGGAGGCGCGGATTACGCTACACGTGATCGTGCACTATGGCCAGAACACGCATCACATGATCGAGGCGGTGTTCAAAGCGCTCGGACGGGCGCTTGACGAGGCGACGAGCATTGACCCGCGCGTCAGCGGGGTGCCGTCGACGAAGGGAGTGCTGTAGCCGATGAAGATTGCCATCGTCGATTACGGGATGGGCAACCTGCACAGCGTGAGCAAGGCGGTGGAGCGCCTCGGCTACGTAGGTACAATTACCGGGGACGAGGCGCAGATTCTGGCGGCGGACGGCGTACTGCTGCCGGGCGTCGGGGCTTTTGGCGACGCGATGAAGCATCTGCGCGCGTCAGGCCTGGACGCCGTGGTACGGCAGGCGGCCGCTGGAGGCACACCGCTGCTCGGCATCTGCCTCGGGATGCAGCTGCTCTTCGGCGAGAGCGAAGAGCATGGGCGGAACGAGGGGCTGGGCTTGCTGCCGGGCCGAGCGGTGCGGTTTGCGGGCACCGACGGGTACAAGGTGCCGCATATGGGCTGGAACCGGCTGTCGTTCCTGCAGCCGGAGAACCCGCTGCTCGCCGGGCTGGAAGAGGGACATGTGTACTTCGTCCACTCTTATCACGTGTTGGCGGAGCAGCCGGGGGATGTGCTGGCCGTGACCGACTACGGCCATCCGGTGACCGCCATCGTCGGCCGCGGCAACGTCTTCGGGATGCAATTCCATCCCGAAAAGAGCGGCGAGCTCGGGATGGCGTTGCTGCGCAATTTCCTGGCGCTGGTGGAGCGGCAGGGATAAAGCTGCGAGATCGACGCGCATGATGCAGGTAAGCGCCAGCTAGATGCGATGAAGCGTCCGGTGTGCTTGGAGCGTTTGATGGTTGGGGGCGAATGGCGTACTGGTTGCACACGAAGCGCCCCCCGACGCAACTGCCAGCGGCGAACGCGGCTTCGCATGGAGCCATTCGAGGGTAGCGGTAATTTATGGCCTTATTTTTGCAGGTA
This region includes:
- the hisH gene encoding imidazole glycerol phosphate synthase subunit HisH, encoding MKIAIVDYGMGNLHSVSKAVERLGYVGTITGDEAQILAADGVLLPGVGAFGDAMKHLRASGLDAVVRQAAAGGTPLLGICLGMQLLFGESEEHGRNEGLGLLPGRAVRFAGTDGYKVPHMGWNRLSFLQPENPLLAGLEEGHVYFVHSYHVLAEQPGDVLAVTDYGHPVTAIVGRGNVFGMQFHPEKSGELGMALLRNFLALVERQG
- the hisB gene encoding imidazoleglycerol-phosphate dehydratase HisB, with the protein product MAGNNNGGAVPRQASISRTTNETDIQLTFAVDGSGNAQLETDVPFLNHMLDLFTKHGHFDLSVQARGDIEIDDHHTVEDIGICLGQVIREALGDKKGIKRYSSVFIPMDEALAQVVIDVSNRPHFEYRAEYPSDRVGSFDVQLVHEFLWKLALEARITLHVIVHYGQNTHHMIEAVFKALGRALDEATSIDPRVSGVPSTKGVL